A genome region from Alkalimarinus coralli includes the following:
- a CDS encoding TRAP transporter substrate-binding protein — protein MKRRHFISAVGATVVGAMLAACTPSDDANSNKQDATSTAQEKFKWKLVTSWPKNFPGLGEAPERFAEEVNRMSNGRLTIKVYGGGELVPPLEVFDAVSHGTAEAGHSAAYYWKGKIPAAQFFSTVPFGLNAQEFNSWIHYGGGLELWREAYEPFGVIPFAGGNTGVQMGGWFNKEINSLDDLKGLKMRIPGLGGEVLQRAGGTPVNLPGGEIFTALQTGTIDATEWVGPYNDLAFGLHKAAKYYYFPGWHEPGTALEITINKKAFDKLPTDLQAIVENAARVANQDMLDEYTARNNSALVELISKHNVELRKYPEDVLEKLQVISESAVKEIADSDPAIAKVYDSYKAFRDSVIQYHEISEKAYINAR, from the coding sequence ATGAAAAGGCGACATTTTATTTCAGCGGTAGGGGCAACAGTTGTGGGGGCAATGCTCGCAGCGTGCACACCTTCAGATGATGCGAATAGCAATAAACAGGACGCGACATCGACCGCGCAAGAAAAATTCAAGTGGAAGCTGGTTACCTCGTGGCCTAAAAACTTCCCCGGTCTGGGCGAAGCACCAGAGCGGTTTGCAGAAGAAGTGAACCGAATGAGTAACGGGCGCTTAACGATCAAAGTGTACGGTGGTGGAGAGCTGGTTCCCCCGTTAGAAGTCTTTGATGCCGTTTCACATGGCACTGCTGAAGCAGGACACAGTGCAGCCTATTATTGGAAAGGTAAAATCCCCGCCGCACAATTCTTTTCAACGGTTCCCTTTGGCTTGAATGCTCAGGAGTTTAATAGTTGGATTCATTATGGCGGCGGCTTAGAGCTATGGCGTGAAGCATATGAACCGTTTGGTGTTATTCCTTTTGCTGGTGGTAATACCGGAGTGCAAATGGGCGGCTGGTTCAACAAAGAGATCAACTCACTGGACGACCTTAAGGGCCTCAAAATGCGCATTCCCGGCTTAGGGGGCGAAGTGCTGCAAAGAGCAGGAGGCACGCCGGTTAATTTGCCTGGAGGTGAAATATTTACCGCGCTACAAACAGGCACCATTGATGCCACAGAGTGGGTTGGCCCATACAATGACTTGGCGTTTGGGTTGCATAAAGCCGCTAAATACTACTACTTCCCCGGCTGGCATGAGCCTGGCACCGCGCTGGAAATTACTATCAACAAAAAAGCATTCGATAAACTCCCGACAGATCTGCAAGCGATTGTTGAAAACGCAGCGCGAGTCGCTAATCAGGATATGCTAGACGAGTACACTGCACGCAATAATTCGGCACTGGTAGAGCTTATCAGCAAGCACAATGTTGAACTCAGAAAGTACCCGGAAGATGTGTTAGAGAAGCTGCAGGTGATCTCAGAAAGCGCAGTTAAAGAGATTGCCGATAGCGACCCTGCGATTGCCAAAGTCTATGATTCATACAAGGCATTCCGGGATAGTGTGATTCAGTATCACGAGATATCAGAAAAGGCGTATATTAACGCTAGATAA
- the uvrD gene encoding DNA helicase II, which produces MDVSHILDSLNEEQRQAVAAPARNLLVLAGAGSGKTRVLVHRIAWLMEIEHLTPTSIMAVTFTNKAAREMRGRIEKLLDLPPRGLWFGTFHGIAHRLLRAHWRDANLPENFQIIDSDDQLRIIKRVMRDLQLDETKWPPKQAQSFINSQKDEGIRAEYIEASSDMYMRTMALVYKGYEEQCQRSGMVDFGELLLRSHEVWLNNPQLLAHYQQRFRHILVDEFQDTNTIQYAWLRVLAGKSIPLTVVGDDDQSIYGWRGAKIENIQHFQNDFVDSMQVKLERNYRSTSTILDAANGLIANNGSRLGKQLWTEENEGEPIDLYSAFNEQDEANYVADCIQDWVKKGNLRRDVAILYRSNAQSRVIEDAFIRQQIPYRVYGGLRFYDRMEIRNALAYIRLVHYRHDDAAVERVINVPPRGIGNKTISDIREHARMESVTLWQACNEMISLGSLKGRAANAVQAFIDVIESLADGANELPLHTLVEKVINESQLKEFHGSEKGEKGQARVENLNELINATRDFEAEDDEIEPLAAFIAQAALDAGENQAEEHEDSVQMMTLHSAKGLEYPLVFMVGMEEGLFPHSRAAEEPGRIEEERRLCYVGITRAMEKLVMTHAETRRLYGQEKYHAISPFIREIPASLIQEVRLRNTVSRPVSFQRSEENWASEAAGEAAFQLGQLVSHPIFGEGTVLNYEGQGPHARIQVNFLSEGSKWLVLSYAKLEAV; this is translated from the coding sequence ATGGATGTTTCCCATATTCTAGACTCCCTTAACGAAGAACAGCGGCAAGCTGTGGCAGCACCAGCTCGCAACCTGCTGGTTTTAGCGGGAGCCGGGAGCGGAAAGACACGAGTACTGGTACATCGCATTGCCTGGCTGATGGAAATTGAACACCTGACGCCAACCAGCATTATGGCAGTGACGTTTACTAACAAGGCTGCGCGCGAGATGCGTGGCCGGATAGAAAAACTGCTGGATCTGCCGCCACGAGGGCTTTGGTTTGGCACGTTCCATGGTATTGCCCATCGTTTGCTCAGGGCTCACTGGCGTGATGCCAACTTGCCAGAGAATTTTCAAATCATTGACTCTGATGACCAGTTACGAATCATCAAACGCGTGATGAGAGATTTACAGCTGGATGAGACAAAGTGGCCGCCCAAACAGGCGCAGTCATTTATCAATTCGCAGAAAGATGAAGGTATTCGAGCTGAATATATAGAAGCTTCGAGTGACATGTATATGCGCACGATGGCGCTGGTTTATAAGGGTTACGAAGAGCAGTGTCAGCGCTCAGGGATGGTTGACTTTGGAGAGCTACTGCTTCGTTCTCATGAGGTCTGGCTGAATAATCCCCAGTTGCTGGCGCACTATCAACAACGATTCAGACATATTCTGGTCGATGAGTTTCAAGATACCAACACCATTCAATATGCCTGGTTACGGGTGTTGGCGGGTAAAAGTATTCCGTTGACCGTGGTGGGTGATGATGATCAGTCTATCTATGGTTGGCGGGGCGCAAAGATAGAGAATATTCAACATTTTCAAAATGATTTTGTTGATTCGATGCAGGTCAAACTGGAGCGCAACTATCGCTCGACCAGCACTATTCTGGATGCGGCGAACGGACTTATCGCTAACAATGGCAGCCGATTAGGCAAGCAGCTATGGACAGAAGAAAATGAAGGTGAGCCGATTGATTTGTACTCCGCCTTCAACGAGCAAGACGAAGCCAACTATGTGGCTGACTGCATTCAGGATTGGGTTAAGAAAGGCAATCTGAGACGTGATGTTGCAATACTCTATCGCTCAAATGCCCAGTCAAGAGTGATAGAAGATGCCTTTATCAGACAGCAAATTCCGTATCGCGTATACGGCGGTTTGCGATTTTATGATCGAATGGAGATCAGGAACGCACTGGCTTATATTCGCCTCGTTCACTATCGTCACGATGACGCAGCGGTCGAGCGGGTGATTAATGTGCCACCACGTGGAATCGGCAACAAAACGATTTCGGATATTCGTGAACACGCCCGAATGGAGTCCGTTACGCTTTGGCAGGCGTGTAACGAAATGATCTCTCTAGGCAGTCTGAAAGGGCGCGCAGCCAACGCCGTACAAGCGTTTATTGATGTGATTGAAAGCCTGGCAGATGGAGCCAATGAGCTGCCGCTTCATACGCTGGTAGAAAAAGTGATTAACGAGAGTCAGCTAAAAGAATTCCATGGCAGCGAGAAAGGGGAAAAAGGCCAGGCGCGGGTTGAGAACTTGAATGAGTTGATCAACGCCACTAGAGATTTTGAAGCCGAAGATGATGAGATAGAGCCGTTAGCTGCATTTATTGCCCAGGCGGCGCTGGATGCTGGCGAGAATCAAGCTGAGGAACATGAAGACAGCGTGCAGATGATGACGCTACACTCCGCTAAAGGGCTTGAGTATCCGCTAGTCTTTATGGTGGGCATGGAAGAAGGGCTGTTCCCTCATAGCCGGGCGGCTGAAGAACCAGGCCGGATCGAAGAGGAAAGGCGACTGTGTTATGTGGGGATAACCCGTGCAATGGAAAAGCTGGTAATGACTCACGCAGAAACCAGACGGCTATATGGTCAGGAAAAGTATCATGCCATCTCGCCGTTTATCCGTGAAATCCCGGCATCATTGATACAAGAAGTACGGTTAAGAAACACCGTCTCCCGGCCTGTGAGCTTTCAGCGAAGTGAAGAAAACTGGGCATCCGAAGCGGCTGGCGAAGCAGCATTTCAGCTAGGGCAGTTGGTCAGCCATCCGATTTTTGGTGAGGGCACAGTGCTCAACTACGAAGGGCAAGGCCCGCACGCGCGAATTCAGGTTAATTTTCTCAGTGAAGGCAGTAAATGGCTGGTTCTATCCTATGCTAAGTTGGAAGCGGTTTAG
- a CDS encoding EAL domain-containing protein: MTGPLERHPSPELRLMTEFSAPERSTILLHQLKATYHQSLPLFIASIGCALLVTLLLWEEHVTQDLLLTWLISTSFASLLQIALIGQFKKRCQQAFSLELWQGLFLGGALLSGAHWGFAALTMLSDTVGVTQLVALVAVAGLLVFATTIFTMSIKAFLCFALPPFFCLVIHTTLSFENYGYPFFFVNIIFAGFVIYSAYRHYKNRERTLIKELENESLIQYLDNGRRVAEELNEQLSNEVFSREAAEKELLSAQKTLETRVDQRTRDLTATNERLNQQVALRKSISDALVKSQTRLSQAIEASQLGLWDWDLTSGTVYQSAFHDAFKQRELTSADFIANLKQAIHPQDYPIAKQALSQYLKLQNNTYQVQYRIKQADDWLWIEDSGKAVKHDSSGNPTRMLGTRRNINAEKKRDEQVRLAKSVFDHTSEGVFVLDSHFCFVSVNPAFCNITGYSKEDLEGHYFIELSNTPQKYKVFSQAKDEIDHSGQWQAELFEKRKDGNYFPAWIQINSITNNQNEVEYYAGLISDLSDRKEADEKLNYLLNYDDLTGLANRSLFRDRLHNAVIKVRNSAGKYCLVMVDIDRFKQINDNLGHEAGDYLLKDVAQRISGAISNADTVARLSSDEFAILIEYNTDNDIAPQAEKVLTSLSAPYFVAENELLISCSIGISKLPENAKELQTLLQQAAMATQQAKYLGGNNIQFYSSALQNKSQYHMEVERELRKAMQNDELEVFYQPKVNVHTKHIDSAEALVRWRHPSRGLIPPSEFIHIAEESGLIAEIGRFVLLKSCQQAKQWSDKGMADIKVSVNVSAHQLRQENLVEAVSEVLKKTRLPESQLELELTESALMEDLNAATSLLKQLCALGVSIALDDFGTGYSSLSHLKRFPVNALKIDRSFIRDIVSKPEDEAIINAIIVLGHNLSLKVIAEGVESKEQLDILERLGCDEIQGYFIAKPLSPADMTDMLEQRKALISSAT; this comes from the coding sequence ATGACAGGGCCATTAGAGCGCCATCCGTCGCCAGAACTGCGTTTAATGACAGAATTTTCTGCACCTGAGCGCTCAACCATTTTGCTACACCAGCTAAAAGCGACCTACCACCAAAGCTTGCCGCTGTTTATTGCCTCAATCGGGTGCGCCCTGCTTGTCACACTATTGCTCTGGGAAGAGCATGTTACCCAAGACCTGTTGCTCACCTGGCTCATATCAACCTCCTTCGCATCACTTCTGCAAATCGCTCTCATCGGTCAATTCAAAAAAAGATGTCAGCAAGCTTTCTCACTTGAGCTGTGGCAAGGCCTGTTTCTGGGCGGGGCATTGTTGAGTGGCGCACACTGGGGGTTTGCCGCATTAACGATGCTGTCTGATACGGTGGGCGTCACCCAACTTGTTGCACTGGTGGCAGTGGCAGGTCTGTTGGTTTTTGCGACCACTATTTTCACCATGAGCATAAAAGCCTTTTTATGCTTCGCGCTGCCGCCGTTTTTTTGTTTGGTCATTCATACCACTCTGTCATTTGAAAATTATGGCTATCCTTTTTTCTTCGTCAATATCATATTTGCGGGCTTCGTTATATATAGCGCATACCGTCACTACAAAAACAGAGAACGGACGCTGATAAAAGAACTGGAAAACGAGTCACTCATTCAGTACCTCGACAACGGCCGCAGAGTAGCAGAAGAGCTAAACGAGCAACTTAGCAACGAAGTGTTTAGTCGAGAGGCCGCTGAGAAAGAGCTTCTTTCAGCTCAGAAAACACTTGAAACCCGCGTCGACCAAAGAACTCGAGATCTCACGGCAACAAACGAACGCCTCAATCAGCAGGTCGCCTTGCGCAAGAGTATCAGTGATGCACTTGTAAAGAGCCAAACCCGTCTATCTCAGGCAATAGAAGCCTCACAGCTTGGTTTGTGGGATTGGGACTTAACATCAGGAACCGTTTATCAGTCTGCATTTCATGACGCATTTAAACAGCGGGAGCTCACCTCGGCTGATTTTATTGCCAACCTGAAGCAAGCCATTCATCCGCAGGACTACCCTATCGCCAAACAGGCACTGAGCCAGTACTTAAAACTACAGAACAATACCTATCAGGTGCAGTACCGAATCAAACAAGCGGACGACTGGCTATGGATAGAGGATAGTGGCAAAGCTGTAAAACATGACTCATCAGGCAACCCTACAAGAATGCTGGGCACACGGCGTAATATCAATGCCGAGAAAAAACGCGACGAACAGGTCAGGCTTGCCAAGTCAGTTTTTGACCACACCTCAGAAGGTGTCTTCGTTCTCGACAGCCATTTCTGCTTTGTCTCCGTGAACCCCGCGTTCTGCAATATAACCGGCTACTCCAAAGAGGATCTGGAGGGGCACTATTTTATCGAGCTAAGTAATACCCCACAAAAATACAAGGTCTTCAGCCAGGCGAAAGATGAAATCGACCATAGTGGGCAGTGGCAAGCCGAGTTGTTTGAAAAACGGAAAGACGGTAACTACTTCCCCGCTTGGATTCAGATAAACAGCATCACAAATAATCAGAACGAGGTTGAGTATTACGCGGGCTTAATATCAGACCTTTCAGACCGAAAAGAGGCCGATGAGAAACTAAATTACCTGCTGAACTATGATGACCTGACAGGCCTGGCCAACCGTTCACTGTTTAGAGATCGGCTTCATAACGCCGTGATTAAGGTGCGTAACAGTGCTGGGAAGTATTGTTTGGTGATGGTAGATATCGACCGGTTTAAACAGATCAATGACAACCTTGGCCATGAAGCCGGTGACTATTTACTAAAAGATGTGGCCCAACGTATCAGTGGCGCTATAAGCAACGCGGATACTGTTGCACGCTTATCCAGCGACGAATTTGCCATTTTGATTGAGTACAACACTGACAATGATATTGCCCCTCAAGCCGAAAAGGTTCTCACATCGTTATCCGCCCCCTACTTTGTGGCGGAAAATGAACTTCTAATTTCATGCAGTATCGGCATATCAAAACTCCCGGAAAACGCCAAAGAGCTCCAAACACTGCTTCAGCAAGCAGCCATGGCCACGCAACAGGCGAAGTACCTCGGAGGCAACAACATTCAGTTTTATAGCTCTGCACTGCAAAACAAATCCCAATATCATATGGAGGTTGAACGGGAGCTACGAAAAGCGATGCAGAACGATGAGCTGGAGGTTTTCTATCAACCTAAGGTCAATGTTCACACTAAACATATAGATTCGGCTGAGGCGCTAGTACGCTGGCGACATCCTTCAAGAGGGCTTATTCCACCATCCGAGTTTATTCATATCGCCGAAGAAAGCGGTTTAATTGCAGAAATAGGCCGGTTTGTTCTGCTTAAGTCTTGCCAGCAGGCCAAACAGTGGTCAGATAAAGGCATGGCCGATATTAAGGTTTCAGTTAACGTATCGGCTCATCAGCTACGCCAAGAAAACCTGGTAGAGGCTGTGTCAGAAGTACTTAAGAAAACCCGGTTACCTGAGAGTCAACTTGAGCTGGAATTGACCGAAAGCGCCCTAATGGAAGACCTCAACGCCGCCACCTCGTTATTAAAGCAACTCTGTGCACTTGGCGTAAGCATCGCGCTTGATGATTTTGGAACCGGCTACTCATCCCTCAGTCACCTGAAACGTTTTCCGGTTAACGCGTTAAAAATCGACCGTAGTTTTATCAGGGATATTGTGTCAAAGCCTGAAGATGAAGCCATCATCAATGCTATTATCGTCTTGGGTCATAACCTGTCGCTCAAGGTGATCGCTGAGGGGGTAGAAAGCAAAGAGCAGCTTGATATTCTGGAACGCTTGGGCTGTGACGAGATTCAAGGCTACTTTATCGCAAAACCGCTTTCACCCGCGGACATGACAGACATGCTGGAACAGCGAAAGGCGCTTATCTCTTCAGCAACATAA
- a CDS encoding PA3496 family putative envelope integrity protein: MNNNNNAVVESTKSQLVELFMDFNKLEPKVKEKEKSTPQQKLAARRAIEQHFEKKRLEQDLEDYWFDD, encoded by the coding sequence ATGAATAACAACAATAATGCCGTTGTCGAATCGACTAAATCACAACTGGTTGAGCTGTTTATGGACTTCAACAAGCTTGAACCAAAAGTTAAAGAGAAAGAAAAATCCACTCCACAGCAAAAGCTGGCCGCAAGACGCGCAATTGAGCAACACTTTGAGAAAAAGCGCCTCGAGCAAGACCTTGAAGATTACTGGTTCGATGATTAG
- a CDS encoding HD-GYP domain-containing protein, giving the protein MMSQHKDSLTSLNKKTSIASKLKALHHTTKQHHPFISRVAVALYDHDTDLLKTFISSSDNQTPLANYQAKLSDTESLQEVIKNADPRVINDLSTLKHSDKAHTKALLDAGYLSSYTLPMIFNDHFFGFVFFNAGEKDVFTEHVMVELDMIGHMIGLLIYNERSSIRTLVATVKSALDMTHSRDPETAYHLERMSRYTRLIAKALADRYGFDDQYIEHIYLFAPLHDLGKIKVPDRILLKPDKLTREEFSIMKSHPQDGRDLIDSLLENYGLNGIGHVDMLRNIANYHHEFIDGSGYPEGLAGEDIPIEARIVTVADVFDALTSERPYKKAWNNEAAYQKLRELSGIQFDPQCVEALLAHTDEIEEIQRTFVENDYG; this is encoded by the coding sequence ATGATGTCGCAACACAAAGATTCCTTAACCAGCCTCAATAAAAAAACCTCCATTGCCAGCAAGCTAAAAGCACTACACCATACAACCAAGCAACATCACCCGTTTATTTCAAGAGTAGCCGTGGCACTTTACGACCACGACACAGACCTGCTTAAAACGTTCATTTCCAGCAGTGATAACCAGACCCCTCTGGCAAATTATCAAGCAAAACTATCAGACACAGAATCTCTCCAAGAGGTAATCAAAAACGCCGACCCGCGAGTAATCAATGACCTTAGCACCCTGAAACACTCAGACAAGGCGCACACCAAAGCGCTCCTCGATGCAGGTTATTTATCCAGCTATACGTTACCGATGATCTTTAATGATCACTTTTTTGGATTCGTATTTTTTAATGCTGGCGAAAAAGATGTCTTTACCGAACATGTAATGGTTGAGCTGGATATGATCGGCCACATGATCGGCCTGCTGATTTACAATGAACGCTCAAGTATTCGCACGCTGGTCGCCACGGTCAAGTCAGCCTTGGACATGACCCACTCCCGCGACCCTGAAACCGCCTATCATCTAGAGAGAATGTCCCGTTACACTCGTTTGATAGCAAAGGCTTTAGCAGATAGGTATGGATTTGATGATCAATATATCGAGCATATCTACCTGTTTGCACCACTACATGATTTAGGAAAAATTAAAGTACCTGACCGCATCTTGCTAAAACCCGACAAGCTTACACGTGAAGAGTTCTCAATCATGAAAAGCCATCCGCAAGACGGCAGAGACCTGATCGACTCATTACTGGAGAATTACGGGCTGAACGGGATCGGGCATGTTGATATGCTTCGGAATATTGCCAACTATCATCATGAATTTATCGACGGAAGCGGATATCCAGAAGGCCTGGCAGGGGAGGATATTCCAATTGAAGCGAGAATCGTCACGGTAGCGGATGTATTCGATGCTTTGACCAGCGAGCGCCCATACAAGAAAGCATGGAACAACGAAGCAGCCTATCAAAAATTAAGGGAGTTATCAGGGATACAGTTCGACCCCCAATGTGTTGAAGCACTGCTCGCTCATACCGACGAGATAGAGGAAATTCAGCGAACCTTTGTAGAAAATGATTATGGGTAA
- a CDS encoding molybdopterin-dependent oxidoreductase has product MSAVRKAEINNQDWKSTACMLCSIGCAIEVQVEGQHLKKIRGDKGAASSEGYICQKAARLDHYQNHGERLTKPLRKNAKGELEEVEWDIAINEIAAKMVRIREAHGGHSFAYYGGGGQGNHLGGTYSSALNAAMGTPYIYTALAQEKTGDFWVNGKLFGRQNCFAVEGMEHADYAIVLGANPWDAHGIPKTRDLLKAYKKDPNRTMVVIDPRRTESAKMADIHLAVKPGKDAFLLSAMIAIILQEGLEDHSFIETHTNGFDAVKKRFLEVPIAQYAEESGVDLETIRKVSIGFATAKTATVRADLGIQQSLHSTLNSYLEKLLFLVTGNFNKSGGNHLIAQFAPIIGHSKEPEEGGPVTRVTGMKGISKLFPPNILPLEINTDHPERIRALVVDSANPVLSGADSSAYRQAFENLELSVVIDVALTETARLADYVLPASSQFEKTECTFFTFGFPTSYFHLRKPVVQPQGDTLPEPEIYRRLVVAMGAIPDRFPKLEKIAKLDRTFPSGRLFPLALAAAVKANPSWMPYLPVILYATLGKALPKEMASAATLWGVCQFYAAKFSKQVAKAGTKGKGYAQGNALFERVLSSDRPVGLATFDYADTWALMKTADKKVELYIEEMSDELARLADEVTAVDESDRKQAFPFTLMAGERRSYNANQIFRTPDWRKTDKEGAMRIHPDDIAQLGLKDGEKAVCRSQVGQVDVLLMADDSVQPGMVTLPHGYGMLYSNEEGALVQNGPSVNELTSANHCDPIAKTPYHKHVPVMIEPLSN; this is encoded by the coding sequence ATGAGTGCAGTAAGGAAGGCTGAAATTAACAACCAAGACTGGAAATCGACTGCCTGCATGTTATGCAGTATTGGTTGCGCGATTGAAGTTCAGGTTGAAGGTCAACACCTTAAAAAGATCCGGGGTGACAAGGGGGCTGCGTCCTCGGAAGGTTATATTTGCCAGAAAGCCGCGCGTTTGGATCACTATCAAAACCATGGTGAGAGGCTTACAAAACCGCTACGTAAAAACGCCAAAGGAGAGCTTGAAGAGGTTGAGTGGGATATAGCCATTAATGAAATTGCTGCAAAAATGGTTAGAATTCGCGAAGCCCACGGTGGACACTCTTTTGCTTATTACGGCGGTGGAGGGCAGGGAAACCACCTTGGCGGCACCTACAGTTCTGCGCTTAACGCGGCCATGGGAACGCCCTATATCTATACCGCGTTAGCACAGGAAAAGACGGGAGATTTTTGGGTCAATGGTAAGCTTTTCGGGCGGCAAAATTGCTTTGCTGTTGAAGGTATGGAGCATGCAGACTATGCCATCGTTTTAGGTGCTAATCCGTGGGATGCTCATGGCATTCCTAAAACGCGAGACTTATTGAAAGCATATAAAAAAGACCCTAATCGCACCATGGTAGTGATCGACCCTCGGCGAACCGAGTCTGCCAAAATGGCTGATATTCACCTGGCTGTTAAGCCGGGTAAAGATGCTTTTCTGCTCTCGGCGATGATCGCAATCATATTACAGGAAGGGCTTGAGGATCATTCGTTTATCGAGACGCACACTAATGGGTTTGATGCCGTCAAAAAACGCTTTCTCGAGGTGCCTATCGCCCAGTATGCAGAGGAGTCAGGCGTTGACTTAGAGACTATACGCAAGGTTTCGATTGGTTTTGCCACTGCAAAAACGGCAACGGTCAGAGCTGACCTGGGTATTCAGCAAAGCCTTCACAGTACACTTAACTCATACCTTGAAAAGCTGCTATTTTTAGTGACTGGTAACTTTAACAAGTCAGGTGGAAATCATCTGATTGCACAGTTTGCCCCGATCATCGGGCATTCAAAAGAGCCTGAAGAGGGCGGCCCGGTTACTCGTGTTACTGGCATGAAGGGTATTAGTAAGTTATTTCCACCTAATATACTGCCACTGGAGATTAATACGGATCACCCTGAGCGTATTCGCGCACTGGTGGTTGATAGTGCTAACCCTGTGCTCTCTGGTGCCGATAGCTCTGCCTATAGACAAGCCTTTGAAAACCTTGAACTGTCGGTAGTGATTGATGTTGCGCTTACTGAAACGGCCAGACTGGCTGATTATGTGTTGCCTGCCTCATCGCAGTTTGAAAAAACAGAGTGCACCTTTTTTACCTTTGGTTTCCCAACATCATACTTTCATTTACGTAAACCAGTCGTTCAACCTCAAGGTGATACGCTGCCTGAGCCTGAGATCTACCGACGACTGGTGGTGGCGATGGGGGCGATCCCTGATCGTTTTCCGAAGCTTGAGAAAATTGCAAAGCTTGACCGAACATTTCCGTCGGGCCGGCTTTTCCCATTAGCGCTTGCCGCAGCGGTTAAGGCTAACCCGAGTTGGATGCCCTATTTGCCTGTTATTCTTTACGCTACATTGGGTAAGGCGCTGCCAAAAGAGATGGCGTCCGCAGCAACACTGTGGGGTGTTTGTCAGTTTTACGCAGCCAAATTTAGCAAGCAGGTTGCCAAAGCAGGTACAAAAGGCAAGGGATACGCTCAGGGGAATGCGCTGTTTGAACGGGTTTTGTCATCTGACCGGCCTGTAGGGCTTGCAACCTTTGACTACGCTGACACTTGGGCACTGATGAAAACCGCCGACAAAAAAGTTGAGCTGTACATTGAAGAGATGTCGGATGAGTTAGCGCGTTTAGCAGATGAAGTGACCGCTGTAGACGAAAGTGACCGGAAACAAGCGTTTCCCTTTACTCTTATGGCAGGCGAGCGCCGCTCATACAATGCTAACCAGATCTTCAGAACGCCTGACTGGCGCAAGACAGATAAAGAGGGCGCGATGAGAATCCACCCGGACGACATCGCGCAACTTGGCCTCAAAGATGGTGAGAAAGCGGTTTGCCGTTCACAAGTCGGGCAGGTTGATGTGTTGTTGATGGCGGATGACAGTGTTCAACCCGGAATGGTGACACTGCCCCATGGCTATGGAATGTTATATTCGAATGAAGAGGGCGCGCTGGTGCAAAATGGGCCTTCTGTAAACGAGTTAACGTCTGCAAACCACTGTGACCCTATTGCGAAAACACCCTATCACAAGCATGTGCCGGTCATGATAGAGCCGTTATCCAATTAA
- a CDS encoding winged helix-turn-helix transcriptional regulator has translation MKWDDIQEMPCSVARALSIVGDRWTLLILRDAFMGIKRFDKFQKQLGLSRHRLTDRLNKLVEHEILRKSPYQDKPVRFEYRLTRKGVELYPVLMTLAKWGDNWMAGEDGPPIEYFHTKCQHNTSAELCCTECGEAINPKEIIPKVGPGLRAYSERAQSKS, from the coding sequence ATGAAATGGGATGATATTCAAGAGATGCCCTGCTCTGTAGCGAGAGCATTATCAATCGTCGGGGATCGCTGGACACTGCTAATCCTTCGTGATGCTTTTATGGGTATCAAGCGGTTCGATAAGTTTCAGAAGCAGCTAGGACTAAGCAGACACCGTCTTACCGATCGGCTAAACAAGTTAGTAGAGCATGAGATTCTGCGAAAGAGCCCATATCAGGATAAGCCCGTGCGGTTCGAGTACCGCTTAACACGAAAAGGGGTAGAGCTATACCCGGTGTTAATGACATTGGCAAAATGGGGCGATAACTGGATGGCAGGAGAGGATGGCCCGCCCATTGAGTATTTTCACACCAAGTGCCAACACAATACATCTGCTGAACTTTGCTGCACCGAGTGCGGTGAAGCCATTAACCCCAAAGAGATAATACCCAAGGTAGGCCCAGGGCTAAGGGCCTACTCTGAAAGGGCGCAATCAAAGTCATAA